The DNA window GCTGGacatatctatcccaacactacCAATCCCCCGGTATGGTTTCTGtgaaagaaaataaaatgaatatttCAGGATAGAAATAcaatttattgatgatattgtcaATATATCTATAGGTTGCCACTGGCGATGGACTGGCAATGGCTCACAGAGCTGAGGCTGTAATTTCTAATATGGTGTAAGATTCTGAATAATTTCCAATATGGAGTAAGATTCTGAATACCCTAAGTATTATTGATGAATTGACTCCACAAAATTTTGTATGATGGTTATGTTAGATTTGGGTTACTTGGAACAATTGTTTTCCCTTAAGCACCATGGAGTCGGTCATTGGTTGTTTATCCCAATTGATCTTGTTTGATGCGTATTATGCTTCCAGGTTTGTGCAGTTTCACCCTACTGCTCTGGCTGATGAAGGCCTTCCTCTTAAACCGACAAAAACTCGAGAAAATGCCTTTTTGATAACTGAAGCCGTGAGGGGAGATGGAGGAATCCTCTACAACTTAGTTATGGAAAGATTCATGCCCTTGTATGACAAGAGGGCAGAACTCGCCCCTAGGGATGTTGTAGCGAGAAGTATAGACGATCAACTCAAGAAACACAATGGAAAGTATGTGCTCCTCGATATAAGTCACAAACCCAAACACCAAATTCTTTCTCATTTCCCAAACATTGCTGCTGAATGTCTCCGACACGGTTTAGACATAACACAACAACCGATTCCCGTAGTTCCAGCTGCTCACTACATGTGCGGTGGAGTTCGTGCCGGACTCGAAGGGGAAACAAATGTCAAAGGTCTATATGTGGCAGGTGAAGTTGCGTGCACTGGTTTGCATGGAGCAAATAGATTGGCTAGCAACTCATTGCTAGAAGCTCTCGTGTTTGCAAGACGAGCTGTCCAACCGTCCATCAATCACATGAAGAGCTTCCGTATTGATCGTGGGGCTTCAATTTCATGGGCTCGTCCCACAATGCCTAAATCACTTGGTGATGTTATTTTGAACAATATAGTACGCAGAACAAGGGAGGTAAGGAAAGAGCTCCAGTCAATCATGTGGAAGTACGTTGGGATAGTTCGTTCGACTGTTAGGCTGCAGACTGCTGAAAAGAGGATAGGAGAACTGGAACTAGAATGGGAAACATACTTGTTTCAGAACGGTTGGCAGCCGACAATGGTGGGGCTAGAGGCATGTGAAATGAGAAACTTATTTTGTTTTGCGAAGCTTGTAGTGAGCAGCGCTCTGGCGAGGCATGAAAGCCGAGGGCTTCACTACACGATAGATTTTCCTCATTTGGAAGAGAGCAAGAGGCTGCCTACCATTATCTTCCCTAGTTCACCAGTAAATAGTACATGGAGTTGAAGGCAATTACACAGGCAACAGATATGTTGAAAATTGTCGAGTCTTCTTGCCAAGAATTGCCTTACTGTAAAGTTTGGTTTCTTATATATGAACTAAAATTATGAAATTAGTTTGCAGATTGGATCTTTGTGCTAAAATGTGCAACTTTTGTAGAGACCAAGCAAGTGATCATATTGATTCATTTAGTTCCATTGTTTCGGTTACTTTTATTGATTAGTTTGATACATGTGAAAATGGCAATCCGATCCCATTACTTAAGGAATAAGTTTTGATCAAGTTGGTAGGCTAACCAATAACACCCATCCCAACGTGTATAGAAAATTGTGAAAGCAGGAGCTGCTGTTTTGTTTTAGAAATAATGCAGATATATTGACTTGAACCAATGTTTGTGGCAACTACAACCGAAAATGATGTACCATCCTTGAAACAATAATGAATGACATTGGACCTTTTAACTATATGAACAAGTCCTAATCTATGACAAAACTGATTCGAGTTGGCTAAATGCATACGAGAATTATTGACGATTGATCAACGCTTCTAAAGATTTCGATCTTCTGCTCGGGACCATTCTCGATTCTTTTATTAACACGCTCAGCCGATGTTTTTCGTCTTCAACGTTGGAATTTGAAGTTCCAGGCTTCTCCTCTCTCATCTCCACAACATAATCTAAGATTTGGATTGCATCACTAGTCCTGTATAAAATcagttcaactaaattcagtAATCGATCCATTTATCTGAAATATTGAAGATACATATATTTTCCGTGTTTCAAACCATGTTTACCTGCCCATTGCATCGTATATGCCTGCAAGATTGCTGTAGACTCCTAGGGTGTCAGCATGGCACGGTCCGCAGACTGTTTCCAGAACAGTCCTGGCTTCTTGGAACAAATCACAGGCTTCATTTATCAAAGAAAGTTGCATACAGGCAAGCGCAAATTGATTCAGGACAACACCAAAAATGGCAGATTTCTTTTCTCCCGTTTTCCGGAACTTCGAAATGGCACTCTTTAAAGACCCGTAAGACTCAAAATAGCTCCCCAAAATGTAATAAAGAGACCCCATCTGTGCTTCAATTCCTGCTATTACACTCAGATGCCCTGGTCCATCACCGTACACTTCTATCGCCCTTTGTAGCAACTGCAGTGCCAGGTTTGGTTCGTGCATTGATTCATAGATAACCGAAATGTCCACCAGACCACTGGCAATTTCTTCAGGTAGAGAACCGGATGACGGCTTGTCATAAATTCGAAGAGCATTTTCACAATATGAATCACATTCAGTAAATTTCCCTATTTTGTTGTATAAATCTGCCAAACGAATGTATACCATAGCAACTAACGAATGGTTCTCTCCTTTACTTGACTTGAACATATTGAGAGCCTTTTGATATATGAAAACCGCCTCTTCACACCGATCCAATGATAGATATGTATCCCCGATATTGCAGTCTATGTCGGCCACCTCTGCAATCTGTCCATTACCAACCATGGCCGTTCTTGCAAGAATATAATGCTCAAGGGAACCTTCATAATCTCCTTTCGAATCGCAAATAAGTCCCATTAATCTCCTATCCGCTATTTCTTGTGCAGAACCTGaggttttattttctttatggATATCAAGCGCCACCAAACAAAGCTTCTCAGCTTCATCAAATCGCATGGCTTGAACTTGGGCTTCAGCTATGTATCTGCATGTTTCACCGAATTGAGGATGTTTTTCTCCAAGAACATGACGCTGGATATCCAGACCTGCCGTGTAAAGCAGTATAGAATTCTCAAACTGATCGAGAATCGCATATGTATCGCCTAACTGCATACACCCTGCAAATTTGGCCACTGCATGATCATGGCCTAAATCCACCAATGGAATTTTGATTGATCGTTCAAGAATGGGAATTGCCTTGGTATAACGGCCAAGCCTGCAGTATAATGCTGCCACAGTGTGCAGGCACATGACAAAGTCTAAATTAGGCTTGGCGTTTGAGGCAAACTCAAAGGATTTCATAGCCCGAAGAGCCAATTCCAGAGCCTTTCGACAATTATTATCCCCTGAAGCTACCAAGTTTCTTGCCTGTTTGAGTAGATATGGTCCAAGGTATCCAGGTTCACGTTGATTTTCATTTCCATACGGCCATCTCTTCCCTGCAAATGGAGGGCTTGTCTCATTTTTCGAGAAGACTGTATTCAACCTTTTCAAACCCTTCCCGCTTTGTTTCCCGGTAGGAGGTCTGCCATGAAGAGTTTTACTCATCAAACTAGCCTTCCTACAGGCTTCCAAGTTAGTTCGCTTTGCCCGAGGTGGCAAATTCGACTTACCTGAATCTTCTTCAAGAATTTCATCTTTAGAATTTTCTTCTGCACCAACTTTCTCCACAACAACCTCCTTTTGAACCTCCACCACAGCATAATTAACCCCAGCAAAAAACCTTAACTCAGAATCAATCCGTGATTCGTCACTATACGAATAAAAACTACGCATTGACGGTGAATGATCCGAGCTTTGGATTTCACAGATGTTGCGATAAAGTTGATCGATCGAGGTGTCGATTGCTCCATCCAAGATCAGGTCAATAGAGTCAGTATCATAGCTGCTCATCGTGCTCAGTGGCAGACTGTGAGTACTCAATGGACTTCTAGGAGACTTGTCTGCAAAGATTTCTTTACCGTGCGAATTATATCCCTCCAAATCCTTGGAAATATTTTCGCCATTAGATCCGTCCATCACATATCCCGGCATTGAAACTCTTGTTAAAAAGCTTTGTtctgcattaaaaaaaatacgtCAAATAACTGGGCAGTCTGGGCTCAAGGCAAGCAGCGAATTCCCCAATAGAAACAAGTTTCAAATTTAGCCTATTTTTTGCAATTAAATCCCAAGTCTAGTAAAGAGGGATATCCCCACAAGGCACCAAATTGTTCCATACTCAATGGGAACTCGTAAATCACAAACATGAATCAAGAAAagctaaaaaatataataacggCACACAGTACAGAGACATGGTCATACCTCGattatttttttcaagaaaCAATAGCTGGAACGCTCAGATACAGCTATATATCTATCTCCGCCCTCAACTTTTCTCGAACATTTacatccatatatatatatatatatatatatatatatatatatatatctatctgtgtgtgcgtgtgtgcgTGTTGACGGGCAATGGAGATTACGGGACAGGTAGAATTTGTTTGTTGGAGAAGGGATCGTAGGGTGAAATAGGATAAAGAAGAATCGACCAAATTTATCgagaaatatattttaattccgATGGTTGGGAGCCGAAAAATGATTGAAAAACTCGAGCTTTGAAAAAGTAAAATGCATACAAGTGTGTGAAAGTATTTACGTATGTATAGGTGGGTTGCAGCAAAGTTGGACTGGCGAATCACGAAGATGACTTGTCAGCTTCCACCATTGCCCCGACACCGCTACTGCTCCCTTTTTACTTGTCTTTTCTtctgttttctttattttattattattattattattattattattattattattattattattattattattattattattaatttctcCCTATATTCACCGTTTCTTAGCTAAATCTTGTAAAACGTGATCTAATATATCACTTATCAACATAAGTAAGATTCTGAATTCAAAATCATATGGATCTTGAGATCTCATTCTTGTCATTAAATTAAGAcagtaataatttttaaatgaattcaataagaaaaaaataaaaagtttgtTTTTTCAATAATAAGAAGTAATATTTTTgtgtatataataaatatatcgacacacataatttattatttgcaaccttatatgatatatatttaaatCTAATAAGATTGGAATATTATATTATTGTCAGATAAATGAATGTTTTACACAAAAATCCAAATAAATGTTAGATTGGTAAATTGAAAAATTCgtgaaatttaatattatttgggTCTGCTTTTATATCCCTCATTGGGAttcataaaatttattatagacttacattgttttgtaaataatttatatttactTAGAAAACCCTATTAGTAACGAGTTCTATGATTTAAAAACACAAAttgtatatataattaattttatatattgggTTTTTTGcataataatatttcattaaatacacaTAATTAATGGTAGTTACACATGCCGTGACATTAATGACTTTCCAACTATAGACTTCAACTATACGGATTTATTGGGACGTACATTTACTCGACTcaattaatttatataaaaatatatatatttttacacTCTATGgcaataatataatttattttttatataacaaATTTCTTGGATTTAATATTTTTGGCGGTTGTACTTCTGAAAGCAAAGTCTATATATAATGATTGGAGCTTTTCACAATTTATTTACGTACAGCTTTGTTAAAAATGGGACCATTCCAACCAAAAAAATAGCGTGGGACCAATAAATTTAAAGGTTAGGCCTCGTTTCcatatataatttttgttaatttaattgatgTTTCAACCATCCATTTTTTTATAGTAATTaatacataaataataataCACACGTCATTTTAATTCGAATTTAATTCTGAAAATCAACCACACCAACGTTGATTTAATCAGCGGTTAGCCAAGTATTATCACCATTAATATTATACTAGTTACTatgcacacgcgttgcgtgtgtttacaatcttttttattattatcgatgtactaaagtgaaatttgacaaattttggagggactaaatttaaatttaatggttgaaataaaaaaataaaaataaaagtgtgtgttgaaattaaaaaaacaaaacaaaaaacaaaagtgtaatattagtatcatataagggTAAAAGTGGAAAAAAAAAGTTGGTGTCCTCTCTAGGTAGTTACTATAGGGTCCTCACACTTAATAGATAGTATAGATATGCTCGCTTTTATTGATGATAGTGACGATATTGATGTTAGTGACATCATATTAAAATTCAAGAGCAATATatcataaattatatataaaaagtaacttgaattgaaaattttataataataaacttatataatatatatatatatatatatatatatatatatatatatatatatatatagttttgatattctGCACATCTACCGTGTACACatttgtgagcaccgatgaggtgtcactcactcaTTGGATGagcaatttttctatatttcatcacatctaatgggtgagtgacacacCATCGATACTCACATaagtgtgcacggtaggtgcgcaggatatcaaaactatatatatatatatatatatatatatatatatatatatatatttgaagcCAAATCCAACTCGATTTGTCATGAACATAATTAATCGAgggcttaattaattaattaacaaaaAACGATAATAGACCAACAATATATCATTAATCCGACCTCGTGTTGGGTGGTTGGGTCATGGGGTCGGAATATTTCGGGTCGGTGCACCTTTGGAACCCGGCCTTGATTCCTAAcacaattaataattattttagtaTCGGATTTACAAAAGATTCCTAGTGTCGCATTACTTGACAATGTCTCCTCAACAAATTAATTATGTTCactatgtgtgtgtgtgtgtgggcaCGTGTGTAATTGAAAATGGAGGTAAATAGTGATATTCAATATTTCTGTAAAATAAATagaatttcaaaaagaaaatatatttttaaaaaaagaacatTTTCTTGCAAATTTTTCTAGTATTATGCGAAGAACAATTCCAAGAACAACTGGATTTGGAAGGGTACTAGAAGCATccctattattttaattaaaataatattaagtcGTAGCATTTGGTATCTGTTGGGTTTATAATTCTGTCTTGTCTCTGTTTTGTTTTGTCTAATCCAAGACCAAATATTTGGCATCATGCTACCAACCATCTCAATCATGTTGGTTAGTTGAGTGCATGCATTGCTTCAAAAAATAATCATTACCGGGAAGCCTGAACTTGAAACAATTTCGGTGGATGCTTTGATATGTTAACATACATGGGTTTAGGGTATTTTTAACTTGTAATGTAATTTACAAATTTATGTGGATTTGTGTTCTGTTTTTTGGAAGAGTACATCTCTTGTAAGATGatttcacatatttttatttgtgaaacagatcaactctgttcatatttataataaaaaataatattttctcatgattGACTCAAATAGaatatttttctcataaaatttaCTCATGAGACGGTCTAACATGATTttaaaaacaccaaaatgattTGGATTGCCCAATGATGCAAGTATAATTTTTCCGCACATGATACACGTTCTAAGGTTATTTTTCTAAGTTTGTTACTA is part of the Primulina eburnea isolate SZY01 chromosome 1, ASM2296580v1, whole genome shotgun sequence genome and encodes:
- the LOC140830537 gene encoding L-aspartate oxidase 2-a, chloroplastic-like isoform X1, which produces MAHRAEAVISNMVFVQFHPTALADEGLPLKPTKTRENAFLITEAVRGDGGILYNLVMERFMPLYDKRAELAPRDVVARSIDDQLKKHNGKYVLLDISHKPKHQILSHFPNIAAECLRHGLDITQQPIPVVPAAHYMCGGVRAGLEGETNVKGLYVAGEVACTGLHGANRLASNSLLEALVFARRAVQPSINHMKSFRIDRGASISWARPTMPKSLGDVILNNIVRRTREVRKELQSIMWKYVGIVRSTVRLQTAEKRIGELELEWETYLFQNGWQPTMVGLEACEMRNLFCFAKLVVSSALARHESRGLHYTIDFPHLEESKRLPTIIFPSSPVNSTWS
- the LOC140830537 gene encoding L-aspartate oxidase 2-a, chloroplastic-like isoform X2 — protein: MEFVQFHPTALADEGLPLKPTKTRENAFLITEAVRGDGGILYNLVMERFMPLYDKRAELAPRDVVARSIDDQLKKHNGKYVLLDISHKPKHQILSHFPNIAAECLRHGLDITQQPIPVVPAAHYMCGGVRAGLEGETNVKGLYVAGEVACTGLHGANRLASNSLLEALVFARRAVQPSINHMKSFRIDRGASISWARPTMPKSLGDVILNNIVRRTREVRKELQSIMWKYVGIVRSTVRLQTAEKRIGELELEWETYLFQNGWQPTMVGLEACEMRNLFCFAKLVVSSALARHESRGLHYTIDFPHLEESKRLPTIIFPSSPVNSTWS
- the LOC140830421 gene encoding protein KINESIN LIGHT CHAIN-RELATED 2-like, which translates into the protein MPGYVMDGSNGENISKDLEGYNSHGKEIFADKSPRSPLSTHSLPLSTMSSYDTDSIDLILDGAIDTSIDQLYRNICEIQSSDHSPSMRSFYSYSDESRIDSELRFFAGVNYAVVEVQKEVVVEKVGAEENSKDEILEEDSGKSNLPPRAKRTNLEACRKASLMSKTLHGRPPTGKQSGKGLKRLNTVFSKNETSPPFAGKRWPYGNENQREPGYLGPYLLKQARNLVASGDNNCRKALELALRAMKSFEFASNAKPNLDFVMCLHTVAALYCRLGRYTKAIPILERSIKIPLVDLGHDHAVAKFAGCMQLGDTYAILDQFENSILLYTAGLDIQRHVLGEKHPQFGETCRYIAEAQVQAMRFDEAEKLCLVALDIHKENKTSGSAQEIADRRLMGLICDSKGDYEGSLEHYILARTAMVGNGQIAEVADIDCNIGDTYLSLDRCEEAVFIYQKALNMFKSSKGENHSLVAMVYIRLADLYNKIGKFTECDSYCENALRIYDKPSSGSLPEEIASGLVDISVIYESMHEPNLALQLLQRAIEVYGDGPGHLSVIAGIEAQMGSLYYILGSYFESYGSLKSAISKFRKTGEKKSAIFGVVLNQFALACMQLSLINEACDLFQEARTVLETVCGPCHADTLGVYSNLAGIYDAMGRTSDAIQILDYVVEMREEKPGTSNSNVEDEKHRLSVLIKESRMVPSRRSKSLEALINRQ